One region of Flavobacterium sp. KACC 22763 genomic DNA includes:
- a CDS encoding LysR family transcriptional regulator, with the protein MELRHLKYFLAVAEELNFTKASEKLFISQPPLSRQIAELEEELQAKLFIRNNKKVELTEAGKYFKEEVTAIFQNLERISVKTKKIAENVSGEFRIAYISSIYSAVISDLIKHLKAQFPYVNFKLFEISTTKQIDALEQGKIEMGIIRSPIQSPKIKSHLWFKDGFSLVYNKKFIQIKTENEIVKLKDETFVFFNKDYAPHYHEVLLELCAFYDFTPQIVHEANNINSIVQLVKNGLGISIVPSNIAKNNQDSEIGFIELKKVNLYTNVSLITSKDDHSKITRSAVDFLLTKKSSR; encoded by the coding sequence ATGGAATTACGTCATCTAAAATATTTTTTGGCTGTAGCCGAAGAACTGAACTTTACCAAAGCTTCAGAAAAACTCTTTATTTCTCAACCTCCATTAAGCCGACAAATTGCAGAACTGGAAGAAGAACTCCAAGCAAAGCTTTTTATCAGAAATAATAAAAAAGTAGAACTAACTGAAGCAGGTAAATATTTTAAAGAAGAAGTTACAGCGATTTTTCAGAATCTAGAACGCATTTCTGTAAAAACAAAAAAGATTGCAGAAAATGTCTCTGGAGAATTCAGGATCGCTTATATCAGTTCGATATATTCTGCTGTGATTTCAGATTTAATCAAACATCTAAAGGCGCAATTTCCGTATGTAAATTTCAAACTTTTTGAGATTTCTACCACCAAACAAATTGACGCTTTAGAACAAGGAAAAATCGAAATGGGAATTATTCGATCGCCTATTCAATCACCCAAAATAAAATCGCATTTATGGTTTAAAGATGGTTTTTCATTGGTTTACAATAAAAAATTCATTCAGATAAAAACTGAAAATGAAATTGTAAAACTGAAAGACGAAACGTTTGTATTTTTCAATAAAGATTACGCTCCGCATTATCATGAAGTTTTATTGGAATTGTGTGCCTTTTATGATTTTACACCACAGATCGTACACGAAGCCAATAACATCAACTCCATCGTGCAATTGGTCAAAAACGGATTGGGAATTTCGATTGTTCCTTCAAATATTGCCAAAAATAATCAAGATTCTGAAATTGGTTTTATTGAATTGAAAAAGGTTAATCTATATACAAATGTCTCGTTAATTACATCAAAAGATGATCATTCTAAGATTACTCGATCTGCAGTTGATTTTTTATTGACGAAGAAGAGTTCTCGTTAA
- a CDS encoding DUF2130 domain-containing protein: MAEQSSIQCPNCGTPIDVNDVLKHQLEDSIRKEFQQKANIQNRELELKNEQLDKAKAEFEAKKKQENELFAERLEREKKTAEKEISEKLKAKLEEENKDRLLLMEKELSEKSEKIRELNKMEGEIAKLQREKLEMKDAIQAEAEKQLNAQLALEREKIRKQEDDKNELKFKELQKQLEEQKKLTEEMKRKQEQGSMQLQGEIMELAIEEWLANNFPLDSIDEIKKGANGADCLQVVNTREHQNCGSIYYESKRTKAFQPSWIEKFKNDIRTKRANIGVLVTEVMPNGMERMGMRDGIWICTYEEFKGLSAVLRQSLIQINQAVQAQENKGDKMSMLYDFLTSNEFRLQIEGIVEGFTQMQSDLDSEKRAMQRIWKQREKQIEKVVHNTLGMYGSIRGIAGNAVQSVKALELDFIEGDDTEEEETKELLE, translated from the coding sequence ATGGCTGAGCAATCTTCAATTCAGTGTCCAAACTGCGGAACTCCTATCGATGTAAATGATGTTTTAAAACATCAATTGGAAGATAGCATTCGTAAAGAATTCCAGCAAAAAGCTAATATTCAAAACCGTGAATTAGAGCTTAAAAACGAACAATTGGATAAAGCCAAAGCCGAATTTGAAGCCAAAAAGAAACAAGAAAATGAACTTTTTGCCGAACGTTTAGAGCGTGAGAAAAAAACAGCCGAAAAAGAAATCTCCGAAAAACTAAAAGCCAAACTTGAAGAAGAGAACAAAGATCGTTTACTTTTAATGGAGAAAGAACTCTCTGAAAAATCGGAAAAAATCAGAGAATTAAATAAAATGGAAGGTGAAATCGCCAAATTACAACGCGAAAAACTGGAAATGAAAGATGCCATTCAAGCTGAAGCCGAAAAGCAATTGAATGCTCAACTGGCTTTGGAACGTGAAAAAATCAGAAAGCAGGAAGACGATAAAAACGAGTTAAAATTTAAAGAACTCCAGAAGCAGCTTGAAGAACAAAAAAAGCTGACGGAAGAAATGAAACGCAAGCAGGAACAAGGTTCTATGCAATTGCAAGGCGAAATAATGGAATTGGCAATTGAAGAATGGCTTGCCAATAACTTCCCTCTTGACAGTATTGATGAAATTAAGAAAGGGGCAAACGGCGCTGACTGTCTTCAAGTTGTAAATACAAGAGAACACCAAAACTGCGGTTCTATTTATTACGAAAGCAAAAGAACCAAAGCATTTCAGCCTTCTTGGATTGAGAAATTCAAAAACGATATTAGAACCAAAAGAGCCAATATTGGGGTTTTGGTTACCGAAGTGATGCCAAACGGAATGGAAAGAATGGGCATGCGCGACGGAATCTGGATTTGTACGTATGAAGAATTTAAAGGTTTGAGCGCAGTTTTACGCCAATCTTTAATTCAGATCAATCAAGCGGTTCAGGCACAGGAAAACAAAGGCGATAAAATGTCGATGTTATATGATTTCCTTACAAGCAACGAATTCCGTTTGCAGATTGAAGGAATTGTAGAAGGTTTCACTCAAATGCAAAGCGACCTAGATTCTGAAAAAAGAGCCATGCAGAGAATCTGGAAACAACGCGAAAAACAAATCGAAAAAGTAGTACACAATACACTGGGAATGTATGGTTCTATACGTGGCATTGCTGGAAATGCGGTTCAGAGTGTAAAGGCTTTGGAATTGGATTTTATTGAAGGCGATGATACTGAAGAGGAAGAAACTAAGGAATTACTTGAGTAA
- a CDS encoding META domain-containing protein has protein sequence MKKILSILLFSFLIIGCKTAANKETVGSTSTSSTEEDLKYYFKGTGNEPFWGIKIGNEEIVFTSLIPGKEKIIFPAVDAIRAMDANVKMYQARNETTSATITIQQLDCQDSMSGAISPYSVKVEIRNNSELETKKLSGCGKYITDYRLHDIWVLEELNGYKVFATDFQKEMPRIEINSSENRFSGYGGCNAISGSIFYEKDLLRFSKVLSTLMACPSGNKEGEFTKALQSTTTYSIGNNQLILSNPSGKLAVFKKVD, from the coding sequence ATGAAAAAAATACTTTCAATATTGTTGTTTTCATTTTTAATAATAGGATGTAAAACGGCTGCAAATAAAGAAACTGTCGGAAGTACTTCGACAAGTTCTACAGAAGAGGATTTAAAATATTATTTTAAAGGAACAGGAAACGAGCCGTTTTGGGGAATTAAAATAGGGAATGAGGAAATTGTTTTTACCTCATTAATACCAGGAAAAGAAAAAATCATTTTTCCAGCCGTTGATGCTATTAGAGCAATGGATGCTAATGTGAAAATGTATCAGGCACGTAACGAAACCACTTCGGCAACGATTACGATTCAACAATTGGATTGTCAGGATTCGATGTCTGGAGCGATTTCGCCTTATAGCGTAAAAGTCGAAATTAGAAATAATTCAGAATTAGAAACAAAGAAGCTTAGCGGGTGCGGAAAATATATTACCGATTATAGACTTCATGATATTTGGGTTTTAGAAGAATTAAATGGATATAAAGTTTTTGCAACAGATTTTCAGAAAGAAATGCCTCGAATTGAAATTAATTCATCAGAGAATAGATTTTCTGGCTATGGCGGTTGTAATGCAATAAGCGGTTCGATCTTTTATGAAAAGGATTTGCTTCGATTTTCAAAAGTGCTTTCAACTCTCATGGCTTGTCCTTCAGGAAATAAAGAAGGAGAATTTACTAAAGCATTGCAAAGTACAACAACTTATTCGATTGGAAATAATCAATTGATTTTGTCTAATCCTTCTGGGAAATTGGCTGTTTTTAAGAAGGTGGATTAA
- the nirB gene encoding nitrite reductase large subunit NirB encodes MIRVIVVGNGMVGYKFCEKFVAKSGQEKYQITVFGEEPRRAYDRVHLSEYFGGKTADDLSLSTTNWYAENNIILNTSELITDINRDVKTIHTHLGKTHTYDYLVLATGSSAFVPPIEGVEKEGVFVYRTIEDLDAIMAYAKKIKIKGATEAAVLGGGLLGLEAAKAVRDLGLNPHVVEFAPRLMPRQLDQGASDMLQSKIEELNIGIHLNKATQYIDGKESITGMMFANDELLKVDMLVISAGIKPRDELARVSGLEVGVRGGIVVNNQMRTSDPSIFAIGEAALYNHNIYGLVAPGYEMADVAAEQILNGDKTMRETIDMSTQLKLIGVEVASFGDPFIENNDVTAIIYENKLSGVYKRINVTKDSKKLLGGILVGDSSDYGSLFQIYINEMALPKNPEDLILGSRDGSEGSSLGSVMDLPDTAVICSCENVTKGAICCKILDESCSSLSDVVKATKATSGCGGCKPMVSDLVKATQKSLGKEVKEVICEHFSYTRQELFDLVKINKYENFYDVLDHHGKGDGCEVCKPVVASIFSSIYNDTANKHVTTQDTNDRFLANIQRNGTYSVVPRVAGGEITAEKLIVIGEVAKQFDLYTKITGAQRVDLFGAHLSDLPKIWKILIDNGFESGHAYGKSLRAVKSCVGNAWCRYGMDDSAGFAIELENRYKGIRSPHKLKGGVSACIRECAEARGKDFGLIAVEGGWNLYICGNGGANPKHAVLLAEKIDKETVIKYMDRFLMYYIRTAGPLIRTSTWLEKLDGGLEYLKQVIIEDSLGICETLEAEMQTLVNTFECEWKQVLEKPRLLKRFNHFINSDEKDDNAVFVPLRDQKMPKAWS; translated from the coding sequence ATGATTAGAGTAATAGTAGTTGGAAACGGCATGGTTGGTTATAAATTTTGCGAAAAGTTTGTTGCAAAATCAGGACAAGAGAAGTATCAAATCACAGTATTTGGAGAAGAACCAAGACGCGCCTACGATCGCGTTCACTTAAGCGAGTACTTTGGAGGAAAGACAGCTGATGATTTATCACTATCAACGACCAATTGGTACGCAGAAAACAATATTATTCTAAATACATCAGAGTTAATTACAGATATTAATCGTGATGTAAAAACTATTCATACACACTTAGGCAAAACACATACGTACGACTACTTAGTTTTAGCTACAGGTTCTTCGGCATTTGTGCCACCAATTGAAGGCGTAGAAAAAGAAGGTGTTTTTGTTTACAGAACCATCGAAGATCTAGATGCTATTATGGCTTACGCCAAAAAAATAAAAATAAAGGGTGCTACAGAAGCCGCCGTTTTAGGTGGAGGTTTATTAGGTCTTGAAGCGGCAAAAGCCGTTAGAGATTTAGGCTTAAATCCTCATGTGGTGGAATTTGCACCACGTTTGATGCCGAGGCAATTGGATCAAGGCGCGAGTGATATGCTTCAATCAAAAATAGAAGAATTAAATATCGGAATTCATCTTAACAAAGCAACACAATACATTGATGGAAAGGAAAGTATAACGGGAATGATGTTTGCAAACGACGAATTGTTAAAAGTAGACATGTTGGTTATATCTGCCGGAATTAAACCTCGCGACGAACTGGCAAGAGTTTCAGGACTTGAAGTTGGTGTACGAGGCGGAATTGTGGTAAACAATCAAATGCGAACATCAGATCCTTCTATTTTTGCAATTGGCGAAGCAGCTCTTTACAATCATAACATTTACGGACTTGTTGCGCCAGGTTACGAAATGGCCGATGTAGCTGCTGAACAAATCTTAAATGGTGATAAAACCATGAGAGAAACCATCGATATGTCAACACAATTGAAATTAATTGGTGTTGAAGTTGCGAGTTTTGGTGATCCTTTTATTGAAAATAATGATGTCACAGCTATTATTTATGAAAATAAATTAAGTGGCGTTTACAAAAGAATCAACGTTACTAAGGATTCTAAAAAACTTTTAGGCGGAATTTTAGTTGGAGATTCTAGCGATTACGGTTCGCTTTTTCAGATTTACATCAACGAAATGGCGTTGCCTAAAAACCCAGAAGATTTGATTTTAGGTTCTCGTGACGGTTCTGAAGGTTCTTCTTTAGGAAGCGTAATGGATTTGCCAGACACCGCCGTAATTTGTTCTTGCGAAAATGTTACAAAAGGCGCTATCTGCTGTAAAATTTTAGACGAAAGCTGTTCTTCACTTTCAGATGTCGTTAAAGCGACTAAAGCAACTTCTGGCTGTGGAGGCTGTAAACCAATGGTTTCTGATTTGGTAAAAGCAACACAGAAATCTTTAGGAAAAGAAGTAAAAGAAGTGATCTGCGAACATTTCAGCTACACACGTCAAGAATTATTTGATTTAGTAAAAATCAACAAATACGAGAATTTCTACGATGTTTTAGATCATCACGGAAAAGGCGACGGATGCGAAGTTTGTAAACCAGTTGTAGCTTCTATTTTCTCAAGTATCTACAATGATACTGCTAATAAACACGTAACTACACAAGATACAAACGATAGATTTTTAGCAAACATTCAACGAAACGGAACCTATTCTGTAGTTCCAAGAGTTGCTGGAGGAGAAATTACTGCTGAGAAATTAATCGTAATTGGCGAAGTGGCAAAACAATTCGATTTGTACACTAAAATTACTGGAGCACAAAGAGTTGATTTATTCGGAGCGCACTTAAGCGATTTGCCAAAAATCTGGAAAATCTTAATCGACAATGGTTTTGAAAGCGGTCATGCCTACGGAAAATCACTTCGTGCTGTAAAAAGCTGTGTCGGAAATGCGTGGTGCCGTTACGGAATGGACGATAGCGCCGGATTTGCGATTGAACTAGAAAACAGATATAAAGGAATCCGTTCTCCGCATAAACTAAAAGGTGGTGTTTCAGCCTGCATTCGCGAATGTGCCGAAGCTCGCGGAAAAGATTTCGGATTAATTGCTGTTGAAGGTGGATGGAATTTATACATCTGCGGAAATGGCGGAGCAAATCCAAAACATGCCGTTTTATTGGCTGAAAAAATCGACAAAGAAACTGTGATCAAATACATGGATCGCTTCTTAATGTATTACATACGTACTGCTGGTCCGCTAATTAGAACTTCAACTTGGTTGGAAAAACTAGACGGAGGTTTAGAGTATTTGAAACAAGTAATTATAGAAGATAGTTTAGGAATCTGCGAAACGCTTGAAGCTGAAATGCAGACTTTAGTAAACACTTTCGAATGCGAATGGAAACAAGTGCTAGAAAAACCAAGATTATTGAAACGTTTCAATCATTTTATAAACTCAGACGAAAAAGACGACAACGCTGTTTTCGTACCATTAAGAGATCAAAAAATGCCAAAAGCTTGGTCATAA
- the nirD gene encoding nitrite reductase small subunit NirD, with amino-acid sequence MEEILNQYETVHASDATIWFKAGKVEDFPTNRGGCIKYKNKQIAIFNFTRRNEWYACQNACPHKMEMVLSRGMTGSADDIPKIACPMHKKTFSLVDGSNLNGEDYSIATYPVKIVEDEVFVGFID; translated from the coding sequence ATGGAAGAAATCTTAAATCAATACGAAACAGTTCACGCGAGCGATGCAACAATTTGGTTCAAAGCAGGTAAAGTTGAAGATTTCCCAACCAACCGAGGAGGCTGCATTAAATACAAAAACAAACAAATTGCAATTTTTAATTTTACGCGTCGCAACGAATGGTACGCTTGCCAAAACGCTTGCCCACATAAAATGGAAATGGTACTTTCAAGAGGAATGACAGGATCTGCAGATGATATTCCGAAAATCGCCTGCCCGATGCATAAAAAGACTTTTTCACTTGTTGATGGTTCTAATTTAAATGGTGAAGATTATAGCATTGCAACGTATCCTGTTAAGATTGTTGAAGATGAAGTATTTGTTGGTTTTATAGACTGA
- a CDS encoding DUF4202 domain-containing protein — protein MTTPFQKASEWIDAENAQDPNIELDQNKEYPKELLYSDRMYKKLMEFEPNASEEVQIASKAQHICRWKVARESYPMDRVGYLKWREELKKFHAKTTAEILARAGYDQTFIDRVSFLIEKKLLKKDAETQLLEDVICLVFLDYYLEPFVHKHDEEKLKNIIKKTWDKMSDKGHQEALKINYSEENLNLIKASLGL, from the coding sequence ATGACTACACCTTTTCAAAAAGCAAGCGAATGGATTGATGCTGAAAACGCACAAGACCCAAACATCGAATTAGACCAAAACAAAGAATATCCAAAAGAATTGTTGTATTCTGACAGGATGTATAAAAAACTGATGGAATTTGAACCGAACGCATCCGAAGAAGTTCAAATTGCTTCAAAAGCACAACACATCTGCCGATGGAAAGTCGCTCGTGAATCATATCCAATGGATCGAGTTGGTTACTTAAAATGGAGAGAAGAACTAAAAAAATTCCACGCAAAAACTACAGCTGAAATCTTAGCAAGAGCAGGTTACGATCAAACTTTTATCGATCGTGTTTCTTTCTTAATCGAAAAAAAATTACTTAAAAAAGATGCCGAAACACAATTATTGGAAGACGTAATTTGTTTGGTGTTTTTAGATTATTATTTAGAACCTTTCGTTCACAAGCACGACGAAGAAAAGCTGAAAAACATCATCAAGAAAACCTGGGATAAAATGTCTGACAAAGGACATCAGGAAGCTTTAAAAATCAATTATTCTGAAGAAAACTTAAACCTAATAAAAGCTTCTTTAGGATTGTAA
- a CDS encoding PAS domain-containing sensor histidine kinase produces the protein MKKSNQEAAEKITFKNLRRLYFFALLTIALTIIVSQFLVQYNLNQQLSDSKIINFSGKQRMLSQKIVKEVLILHYVSDSATAKKTSHLKEVLELWKKNQNALENGNDSLAFPKEKSETLNKLYLEINPIFNKITQTTDSFLLNLQQKKSTSENQKLVQIILENEGVFLSKMNQIVTQYDLEAHEKVTEQRRIEYWIFGFTLLVLLLEFFFIFKPTNKKIERLIAQLLSSEKKALKLAYDTEIISEIKENSVKELKSLNYAMENTLLYCRISPDGSIIHIGEKFAKLLNYTKFSSNKKFSQVLTEDEKEQVNFDRLIFEKQRSGWQGEIKIINKDEKEIWLDLSMVPVMIKKDELELLIVCFNITERKKAQREVERLNLENTTEKINQQKIISSKIVENQENEQNRIAKEIHDGIGQMLTGLKFSLESINLDDREKSEQKIEYLKKLSLDIIKGVRTATFNLMPPELSDHGIVSSLSKLTQELSKLTGKEILFYNKTDFDQRLDSLIEINIYRLTQEAINNAIKYAESSHIIVQLSHSDTLLSIIVDDNGKGFDVNSVDKKRNSESGMGLLFMKERIQYINGRVFMNSIPGEGTRITFNIPILK, from the coding sequence ATGAAGAAAAGCAATCAGGAAGCAGCAGAAAAAATCACTTTCAAAAATTTACGCCGTCTGTATTTTTTTGCGCTTCTTACTATTGCCTTAACTATAATTGTCAGTCAGTTTCTGGTTCAATACAATCTGAATCAGCAGTTAAGCGATTCTAAAATCATTAATTTTTCTGGTAAGCAAAGAATGCTGAGCCAGAAAATTGTCAAAGAAGTCCTCATTTTACATTACGTTTCTGATTCGGCTACAGCCAAAAAAACTTCACACTTAAAAGAGGTCTTAGAACTTTGGAAAAAGAATCAAAATGCGTTGGAAAACGGGAATGACAGTCTAGCTTTTCCAAAAGAAAAAAGCGAAACGCTAAATAAATTGTATCTGGAAATCAATCCGATTTTCAATAAAATTACACAAACTACAGATTCTTTTCTGCTGAATTTACAACAGAAAAAATCGACTTCTGAAAACCAGAAACTAGTTCAAATTATTCTAGAAAACGAAGGTGTTTTCCTTTCAAAAATGAATCAGATTGTAACGCAATACGATCTTGAAGCGCACGAAAAAGTAACCGAGCAGCGCAGAATCGAATATTGGATTTTTGGTTTTACATTGCTTGTTCTGCTTTTAGAATTCTTCTTCATTTTCAAACCAACCAACAAGAAAATCGAAAGGCTCATTGCTCAGCTTTTATCTTCTGAAAAGAAAGCGCTGAAACTAGCCTACGACACCGAAATCATAAGTGAAATCAAAGAAAACTCAGTAAAAGAATTAAAATCGCTCAATTATGCGATGGAAAATACTTTACTGTATTGCCGAATTTCACCAGATGGCTCGATCATCCATATTGGAGAAAAATTTGCAAAACTTCTTAATTACACTAAGTTTTCATCTAACAAAAAGTTCTCTCAAGTACTGACAGAAGACGAAAAAGAACAGGTTAATTTTGACCGTCTTATTTTCGAAAAACAGCGCAGCGGCTGGCAAGGCGAAATCAAAATTATAAATAAAGATGAAAAAGAAATCTGGCTCGATTTATCGATGGTTCCCGTAATGATCAAAAAAGACGAATTGGAACTTTTGATCGTTTGTTTCAACATCACCGAACGCAAAAAAGCACAGCGTGAAGTTGAACGTTTGAACCTTGAAAACACTACCGAAAAAATCAACCAGCAAAAGATTATTTCAAGCAAAATTGTTGAAAATCAGGAAAACGAACAAAACCGAATCGCTAAAGAAATTCATGACGGAATCGGTCAAATGCTTACCGGTTTAAAGTTCAGTTTAGAAAGCATTAATCTAGACGACAGAGAAAAGTCAGAACAAAAAATAGAATATTTAAAAAAGCTTTCTTTAGATATTATAAAAGGTGTCCGTACGGCAACTTTCAACCTAATGCCACCAGAATTAAGCGATCACGGAATCGTTTCGTCATTATCAAAACTAACGCAGGAGCTTTCAAAACTTACGGGAAAAGAAATCCTTTTCTACAACAAAACCGATTTCGACCAGCGCTTAGATTCCTTAATCGAAATCAATATTTACAGACTTACGCAAGAAGCCATCAACAACGCCATTAAATATGCAGAATCCTCTCATATAATTGTACAGCTTTCGCACAGCGATACACTTTTAAGTATTATCGTTGATGACAACGGAAAAGGTTTTGATGTCAATTCAGTCGATAAAAAGCGTAACAGCGAATCAGGAATGGGGCTTTTATTTATGAAAGAAAGAATCCAATACATCAACGGCCGCGTTTTCATGAACTCCATTCCAGGTGAAGGAACGAGAATTACATTCAACATCCCGATCTTAAAATAA
- a CDS encoding response regulator transcription factor produces MNNIIRVVLADDHVFVRDGIKSLLENEANIEVVGEAIDGEDALEVVAATQPDLLIVDIRMPNLTGIEVVEKLRNEKNNVKIIMLSMHESEEYVLKSIKAGADGYLLKGSSKEEFLKALHSVAVGGKYFSGDISSILISQLTNSSTSLEPKQPLGEEMMITKREKEILTLLLSGKGNKEIAEALDISKRTAEVHRFNLMKKLKVKNLMELSNKAAEYSLI; encoded by the coding sequence ATGAACAATATCATTCGTGTAGTACTGGCAGATGACCATGTTTTTGTTAGAGACGGAATCAAGTCTTTACTTGAAAACGAAGCAAACATCGAGGTTGTAGGCGAAGCAATTGATGGTGAAGATGCACTTGAAGTAGTTGCAGCAACACAGCCAGATTTACTTATAGTAGATATTCGTATGCCAAACTTAACAGGTATTGAGGTAGTAGAAAAACTTAGAAACGAAAAAAACAACGTAAAAATCATCATGCTTTCAATGCACGAATCGGAAGAATATGTCTTGAAATCAATAAAAGCGGGAGCCGACGGATATTTGCTAAAAGGCTCAAGCAAAGAAGAATTCTTAAAAGCATTGCATAGCGTTGCTGTAGGAGGAAAATATTTCAGCGGTGATATTTCTTCTATATTAATTAGCCAATTAACTAATTCATCAACATCATTAGAACCAAAACAACCTTTAGGTGAAGAAATGATGATTACCAAAAGAGAAAAAGAAATCCTAACCCTTCTTTTATCTGGAAAAGGAAACAAAGAAATCGCCGAAGCGCTTGATATTAGTAAACGAACTGCCGAAGTGCACCGTTTCAACTTAATGAAAAAACTGAAAGTAAAAAACCTTATGGAACTTTCTAATAAAGCGGCTGAATATTCTTTAATTTAA